GAAAAGCAGAAGACAGACTGCTTGAAGCGAAAGCCGGGACGTTGACCGGATGGCCCCCCTCCTACAAATACTCCCCAAACCAGGCAATCGCTTCGACCATGCCGATCTCGTGGTGCGCGGGGCTGCAGAAGTAATACGACTCGTAGTGCTGGGCGCCGGGGAGCATGACGATCTTCTTGGGCTCGCCGCAGGCGGCGTAGCAGGAGAGCTGCTCCGGGGGCGGGACGAGGTGGTCGTTCTCCGAGTAGATGAAGAGAACCGGCCGCGGCGCGATGCGCCCCACCACCCACTCGGGCTTGTAGCGCCAGCAGGCCTCGGCGCTCTGGAGGTCGTAGTCCTTGACGTAGTCGCCGTGCTTCTGGTGGTGCTGCTCGATGACGCTCAGGGTGTGGGGGTCGCAGAGCATGATCTCGGGGAGGGGCATGGTCTCGGCTTCCCCGGTGGCGGCGCGCTTTCGGGCGGCGGCCATCACCTTCTCCCGGAAGCTCGCCCATTCGTGCGGCCGGCGCACCGAGCGCATCCACCGCTCCCCGTCGTGCACCCCGACCGAGGAGACCAGTACCTTGACGCGCGCATCGAAGGCGGCCACCCAGATGGCGTTCGCCCCGCCGAAGCTGGTCCCGAAGATTCCGATCCGACCGGGGTCCACTCCCTCGATGGTTTCCATGTAGGAGATGGCGTCGTAGGTGTCCTGCGCCTGCTCGAGGGGGCGCTGGCGGCCGCGCGCGCCCTCGCTCTTGCCGAAGCCGCGGTGATCGGGCGCAAGGATGAAGTAGCCCTCCTTCCAGAGGCGCCGCGGGACGTCCATCCCGTAGACTTCCTTCATGCCGCTGTAGCCGTGCAGGCAGATGATGGCGGGCCGGGGCGGGTCGCCGGGCTTCCAGCCCTCGGGGGTGTAGAGATGGGCGGCGAGCTTGAGCCCGTCGCTGTAGTAGGTAATCTCTTCGTACA
Above is a window of bacterium DNA encoding:
- a CDS encoding alpha/beta fold hydrolase — encoded protein: MYEEITYYSDGLKLAAHLYTPEGWKPGDPPRPAIICLHGYSGMKEVYGMDVPRRLWKEGYFILAPDHRGFGKSEGARGRQRPLEQAQDTYDAISYMETIEGVDPGRIGIFGTSFGGANAIWVAAFDARVKVLVSSVGVHDGERWMRSVRRPHEWASFREKVMAAARKRAATGEAETMPLPEIMLCDPHTLSVIEQHHQKHGDYVKDYDLQSAEACWRYKPEWVVGRIAPRPVLFIYSENDHLVPPPEQLSCYAACGEPKKIVMLPGAQHYESYYFCSPAHHEIGMVEAIAWFGEYL